CAGGAACAACAAGGAGGAGAATCATTATCCCAGATGGAAATGAAGTAGTTAGTTGATTTTGTATGTCTGTCTTGGCTTTGGCTTTTGCCTTTTGCCTTTTGCCTTTTGCCTTTTGCCTTGCTTCAGCGGTGTAGGCGTATATTAACTTCTATTATTTAGCTGTTTTATCACTATTATTGCCCAGTATTATTTGCTGtgatatatgaataaaatCTACATTCGTGAATTTCGATtcttttaatgaattaataattGGTTTTCATTACTGATTTTTTGTGTTCAATATGGTTGAGAAGTTGATCGCGTAGTGGCGTGCTTGAAACTATTCTCATATTTGTTTAATCTCActttttgacaattttaattttttttaatggactTTGTGTTCAACAAGTAtgactatttatttatttttaattaatggacTTTCTCTGTTCAACAAGTAGGACAATATGGGGGACGTGAGTGGATAAGTGTCAAGAGCTTATAGGGTCCGCGTTGTTGTTCCCTCGTCATTGTctgaatttaataatttacagCAAAAATGTGGTTGTCAATGTTTTTGTGTTCAGGATTGAGATGCCCAAGCGCCGCCTTCGGACTTCCGTTCCATCTCCCATttcaataaaagtaaatttttttaatttgtttttataggataatgaaaaataaataaataaattcaacaataattattataaatagaatataatattgtaaGAAGAACTGGGGCGTGGCGTACAAGACACTTGTGTTGTCCACGTGTCCATATGTGAAGAAATTTGTTGCATGATTTTACACCACCATGGCTCTTCCAATATTCCACTTGTCGTTTGGACAATGACTTCAAACTCATCCATTTCATCTGTTACGGAAATAGTTCgctcaaaaacaaaaatcaaaactatGATCCTTGAATGAGGTGTGGTGTGGtgttttctcttccttctgcCACGTCCATAACTCTTCCCtcttctattttgtttttgcctTCTCTACCAAACTTTCACTTTCCTATGGAACGTAACCGCCTAAAGATGTCTAGCCTTACTCTAACCAATGTCTTGTATTCAATAATAGGTTATCTGTCGATTGGAGAGTAGAACAAAGTATACATTATGTGACATGTTTTAAAAGCTAAGgagaaacctctttctagcaaAAGAAGAACCTCGTAAGAGAAAGTGAGCTTGAGTCGTTACCTGCGAACtaacaaaaatgaatatatatatatttttacaacTTGGGCTGAAAGTTGGAAGCCTGGAACTGAACTAAGAAGATGTCCATTGGTCTCAAAGTGACCGAAGATTGGATAGGGCCCAGCCCAAATTATCAAACTAACTACTTATGATTTccctattattttttaaataagaaatagcATATTTTAATACTTTGTATCTTGGGGGGttgttgaattttaattttttattattttaacttattttaatcgaaattaataaaatacaaattgaaatattaaatccacattaatattatttaatacgCTTCCTCACTATGTTATTGACACGGTGTACCAAACATGACCGCCAAAATTAAAGGTGGGCCCTATAGTCATAGATCCTACCCGtattatatttaagaaaaaaaaagaaatatatttaaagagattttcaataaatgatttaaaatttaataataaataaataaaaagggcAGAAAGGGTAGACGGTAGGTGTCACGTCGGAGACACGTAGGAAGGAGTTGGATTGGAGTTGCCCATGTGTATCATGTTCCAAGCCACTGACATGTCAGAACCTCCATTTCATCAACACCTACACATACTTCCAAATCCCAATACAACCTTGTGATCGACAAGACCATATGTGGAGAAAATTAAACGCGTAATGCCAACTCAGACGGCACAGNTATTGATTTAATTAGAGTTTGGTGTATTAAGTGATAAGAACAGTTGTCCAATGCATGAGGAGCTTATATTGTTAATAGTTTTAATCTGAGGaagttatttactattttgaaaatacagCAACAATAATTTGTTGTCACAATAAATTCTTCTACATTGAACTGTAACTATATTCAAAATGCTAAAACGAAGAGagaatattcatttttttttaaaNcaaaaaaaaaaaatttcaaacttgatCACGTTTGATCGTGTCATCTGATTCACCAAACAGCAGGGGCTGTTCTAGATCGTTCTTGCACTCATTCTTTTCAATCTTATCTTCTATATCAATTCCTCCTTCAATGCCTTCAACGTCTTTAGCCTTCCCCCATAATACAATGTATAATCCAATTATAACAGCGATAGCACCCATTACGCTGCACCCATAATTTAAATTCACCAAAGAGTAAAGGTTTGATCAAATGGGGAGTATTAAAAGTTGTGCAGTTTTTGTTCTTACCTCCCACTGTACAGCTCTTCGTGCAGAAACAGAGAGGAAATGAAGGTGGTAATGACTGTGCACAGAGGGTTGAATAATGCTGTGAAAAGAGGGCCTCTTCGAGACACACACCATGCTTGAACCAAAAAGGACAATGCCGAGGATATTCCCTAATGAACAATCAAATTTGGGGTTTGGGGTTTAAATTAAAGGGGAATTTTCAAGATTTGAGATTCAATGTGTTTTGTTACACTTACGGCGTATAAACAAGAGCCCAATTCCAATGGAGAAGGAAGGTTCCAGACTTTTGAGCTGTCGTCAACCAGTAGTGTAAAGATGGCTGCTTGGAACATGGCGAAGAACAACATCCATGTGGAAGAAATTATATGGTCGGGACAGTGCCTTGAAATTGGGACCTGTACATTAAATTTGGCTAACAATCaatatctttttgttcttttcaattgttttgagaaatttggggtttaaaattaagattttgacGAACCAGCATGATGATCCAGAATGACCAAAAGCAACTGCCTACGAAGAGAAGCACGCAGCCGAGAAGCCACGTGTCCCCTTCGGCTCTGTTTCCAACTCCGACTCCGACACGAAGCATATCAAAAACGCCAAGACTTTTAGGTAACATGTCtgtgtttaataattttgggCCTTTTATTAAAGCCATTGCAGCTGCTCCAGCGACGCATACCACCGTTCCTAGTACTTTTGCAACACTTCTCCAGCTTCTTGCTTTAAGTTTCTCCAACCTGAAGCAATTCAATTTCAGACACCCAatcttgaaaaaaacaaaccaaatggAAGTATTGGTTTGGTTGAAAGTTGCGATTCACATACCCTACAGTGAGAGCCATAACGAAAGTGATAGCAGGTATCAAATTAACGATGGCACTCGCCGCCGACGAGGAGGACAAGTAAAGGCCTTCAAAATAGGCATTTTGGTTGCCCGTTACTCTGtggaatgagaaaaatatgaacaaaaaagaaatgggttTGGCAAAGATGAGAATGAAATGACATACCCAAAAAGAGAAGTCacaaaaatgagagaaaagcCTCTGTATCCGATGGAAAGGCTGCGCCCACTTTTCCTGTAAAACTGCAACTGGGTTAACAAAAAACCCAACTTGGAATAGGGGTGTGGAGTATAACTAAACTACCTTGAAGAGATAAAAGCAGCAGGGGCCATGGCTATAGTGGAAATGGCATTTCTGTAAACAACAAAGACTCTAGGGCTCATCCCATGGACCAAAGCGGCTCTGCTGAAGATGGCAAGCGCAGAGTAAATGCACTGCAACCCCAGCATAGCCAATGCAGGCTTCAAATCCTCAAAGCGCCCCATCTTCTAATTCTTTCAACCCTCCTCTGTTCTTCCCTGGACGAGGTCCTGATGAATATAAAGGCGAAGGCGACCaagttgaaaataagaaattagaaaaggaTTGGTACGAAATGTGTTGTCGTGTTGTGTTGATTGAGTAAGGAGATAAGAGATAAATGAAAGAGTTTTGTAATGCTCaccaattttataattgtagTTCAAACGGTTAGAGGAACACTCTTGGTACGATATTTTTCACTCTTGCTTTGTGACTCTTGCTTTGTGCTAATGGAGAgaatattctttgtttataaacttataatcattccctaaactaGTCGAGGTAAAGACTTTCGTCATCCACACAAACTGTATTCAAATCTTTGGCATAAAAACTACAAtacaaatatcatataaacatatataGAAGATTGATGATTGGAGTGTGAGACACAAGGGAAAAGGCTGCCAGCATAAAAagctcacttttttttttttttttttttttttgaggtaTGATTATTGAGAGATTAGGATGGAatttgctttattttattactatttagGATTTGCCAGATATATCATTCATGAATATCGCCTCATTTTTCATTATCTTATATTATAcgtattttctaaaatattaggTGGCTAAAGatttgctttatttatttttatttttatcttttagttCCAAAAATGTGTGGTGGAGGACTCGTATGATTTATGATcaatatctaaattattttatatttttcatgtaattattttgaggatacaatccacatattttttaataaaataattttggattATATGGTTCATGATTCTAGATGATATCTTTTAGTTCTagttttttagttattaattttgaatattgatTTAATTAGAGTTTGGTGTATTAAGTGATAAGAACAGTTGTCCAAGGCATGAGGAGCTTatattgttataattttaatttgaggaagttatttactattttgaaaatacagCAATGATAATTTGTTGTCACAATAAATTCTTCAACATTGAACTGTAACTATATTCAAAATGCTAGAACGAAGAGagaatattcatttaaaaaaaatatatttataaagtttgattaaacaaaattaataattttcttttcctgtcatttatttttaatttttttttaataaaaaatgggattatatatatattaaagctTAAGGAAGGAAGCTAATGTTTAGTTtcctctttaaaaaataatttaaaaaaaggaagcaagaaaggaaaggaaaagaaacgcattgaaaaaagaataatatgaaGGGGAAAAAGGTTAATATtcagaaagaaataaaaaatttatatggcGGCCGACAAACCACGTGGAGTAGTAGGCTGCGTTTGAACTTCTAGCACAGTCGGCCCGCCGCGGcggaaaaagagagaataaaattccaaaactAAGAACAAAAGTCTCTCTATGTTTctttgcaaaaataaataaatatgtcaCCATCATttaccataaataaatttataaggCTAAGTAATTTGTGGTGTTCTGTAAACGTGTTGTTCATTCCTGATTTCCCATCGTTCAATGAATAATATCTTCTAATTGGGGTGGGGGTTGATGCTTATCTCTGTTACGACCCTCCACCCTGGTATGATATGGTCATTCGGTACAAGtattcatggctttgctttgaattTTCCAAAAAGCCTCAGATCAATAGAGAGAGTAGCCGTGGAGATTGATTGTTGAGTGAGTGAAGCTGAAGAAATGAAGCAAACTGAGGGCAGTCGGGTTCGAAATTGAAGAACTGGAAAAGAAACCCGTAAACGGCTGTAGTGTGGTTTAGATAAAGAAACGAGAGCCATGGATCATAAGATTACTTCGAAGCGCCGAAGGGTGTTTCTATAGGACACTCAGAGAGCGACAGAGTGGGGTTCGGAGCTTAACCATAAAAGACCGGGTCTAAATTATGGGCCCATATCTACCAGAGTAGGCCCATGCTGGAGCTTACGAGATCAAAGACTGGCCCATCTCAATAGCTCGGCCCAATacctcaaatatttaatttaatccaatgaaaataattttaatttcttttaaaaaaatacactaTAGGTATTTGTATCCTTGTACACATACGTAGcgtaaaaaattcaaagaatctGTGgtaaaaatttttttttttttttttttttggatgttttattaaaatggCCTTTTATAATGTTGCTGtggaattatttaaattattggagATTTGTGGATTCTGCCAGCACAGCCTAAGATCCCAAATTATTGGAAACCACAACTCTTTTACTTTAAATTATCCAGTCGTTGATCGTGGACTTGACAGTCTCTTTGGCGTGACTTAAAAACTCTGTTTGGtctcaataattatttaaattattattttaatttctctctcattatTTAATGCGTGGTGACTTCTTAGTTAATAGACAAATATTGGtgacaaaattaattatttaatttagaatggTACGTTATATACGTAGAATTGcccattattatttaatttttagtttctaaaacataatattagaaatataattaagTTGGATGgggtaagaaaaaaaaaaaaaaaaaNNNNNNNNNNNNNNNNNNNNNNNNNNNNNNNNNNNNNNNNNNNNNNNNNNNNNNNNNNNNNNNNNNNNNNNNNNNNNNNNNNNNNNNNNNNNNNNNNNNNNNNNNNNNNNNNNNNNNNNNNNNNNNNNNNNNNNNNNNNNNNNNNNNNNNNNNNNNNNNNNNNNNNNNNNNNNNNNNNNNNNNNNNNNNNNNNNNNNNNNNNNNNNNNNNNNNNNNNNNNNNNNNNNNNNNNNNNNNNNNNNNNNNNNNNNNNNNNNNNNNNNNNNNNNNNNNNNNNNNNNNNNNNNNNNNNNNNNNNNNNNNNNNNNNNNNNNNNNNNNNNNNNNNNNNNNNNNNNNNNNNNNNNNNNNNNNNNNNNNNNNNNNNNNNNNNNNNNNNNNNNNNNNNNNNNNNNNNNNNNNNNNNNNNNNNNNNNNNNNNNNNNNNNNNNNNNNNNNNNNNNNNNNNNNNNNNNNNNNNNNNNNNNNNNNNNNNNNNNNNNNNNNNNNNNNNNNNNNNNNNNNNNNNNNNNNNNNNNNNNNNNNNNNNNNNNNNNNNNNNNNNNNNNNNNNNNNNNNNNNNNNNNNNNNNNNNNNNNNNNNNNNNNNNNNNNNNNNNNNNNNNNNNNNNNNNNNNNNNNNNNNNNNNNNNNNNNNNNNNNNNNNNNNNNNNNNNNNNNNNNNNNNNNNNNNNNNNNNNNNNNNNNNNNNNNNNNNNNNNNNNNNNNNNNNNNNNNNNNNNNNNNNNNNNNNNNNNNNNNNNNNNNNNNNNNNNNNNNNNNNNNNNNNNNNNNNNNNNNNNNNNNNNNNNNNNNNNNNNNNNNNNNNNNNNNNNNNNNNNNNNNNNNNNNNNNNNNNNNNNNNNNNNNNNNNNNNNNNNNNNNNNNNNNNNNNNNNNNNNNNNNNNNNNNNNNNNNNNNNNNNNNNNNNNNNNNNNNNNNNNNNNNNNNNNNNNNNNNNNNNNNNNNNNNNNNNNNNNNNNNNNNNNNNNNNNNNNNNNNNNNNNNNNNNNNNNNNNNNNNNNNNNNNNNNNNNNNNNNNNNNNNNNNNNNNNNNNNNNNNNNNNNNNNNNNNNNNNNNNNNNNNNNNNNNNNNNNNNNNNNNNNNNNNNNNNNNNNNNNNNNNNNNNNNNNNNNNNNNNNNNNNNNNNNNNNNNNNNNNNNNNNNNNNNNNNNNNNNNNNNNNNNNNNNNNNNNNNNNNNNNNNNNNNNNNNNNNNNNNNNNNNNNNNNNNNNNNNNNNNNNNNNNNNNNNNNNNNNNNNNNNNNNNNNNNNNNNNNNNNNNNNNNNNNNNNNNNNNNNNNNNNNNNNNNNNNNNNNNNNNNNNNNNNNNNNNNNNNNNNNNNNNNNNNNNNNNNNNNNNNNNNNNNNNNNNNNNNNNNNNNNNNNNNNNNNNNNNNNNNNNNNNNNNNNNNNNNNNNNNNNNNNNNNNNNNNNNNNNNNNNNNNNNNNNNNNNNNNNNNNNNNNNNNNNNNNNNNNNNNNNNNNNNNNNNNNNNNNNNNNNNNNNNNNNNNNNNNNNNNNNNNNNNNNNNNNNNNNNNNNNNNNNNNNNNNNNNNNNNNNNNNNNNNNNNNNNNNNNNNNNNNNNNNNNNNNNNNNNNNNNNNNNNNNNNNNNNNNNNNNNNNNNNNNNNNNNNNNNNNNNNNNNNNNNNNNNNNNNNNNNNNNNNNNNNNNNNNNNNNNNNNNNNNNNNNNNNNNNNNNNNNNNNNNNNNNNNNNNNNNNNNNNNNNNNNNNNNNNNNNNNNNNNNNNNNNNNNNNNNNNNNNNNNNNNNNNNNNNNNNNNNNNNNNNNNNNNNNNNNNNNNNNNNNNNNNNNNNNNNNNNNNNNNNNNNNNNNNNNNNNNNNNNNNNNNNNNNNNNNNNNNNNNNNNNNNNNNNNNNNNNNNNNNNNNNNNNNNNNNNNNNNNNNNNNNNNNNNNNNNNNNNNNNNNNNNNNNNNNNNNNNNNNNNNNNNNNNNNNNNNgtatatatatatatatatatatatatatatatatatatatatatatatatatatttttaagccACAAGGATATTTTCAAccattcaattctttttaatccaaattatTACCTCTCGAATTCAAGTCacatttttaaagaaataaaccaTTATTTCACTTATTGTATACTCGCTTTATGATTCTTTTATGTTCGAAATAATGGAAAGTTATTCGTGTTTGAAAAGATTTTACGTAACCGTTTAAGCTCTTATAACGTGTCTACTGGAGAGTGGTTTTTACATGttcataagaaatgttttgttattcTGGTCAATGAATGTGGATCTGTTTTATATATGGTTGATCTGATCCGCCCAATATTCCCTTCCCACATCAAAACAGTttttccatatatattatgttcTTAGAATAATAATGGAACTTATTGGTTAGGTCGTTGCAGAGGCTATGGTGGTTCTTAAGAAGTAATTCAAATCAGCTTTGATAAACAACTTAAAAACTCTGTTTGGtctcaataattatttaaattattattttaatttctctctcattatTTAATGCGTGGTGACTTCTTAGTTAATAGACAAATATTGGtgacaaaattaattatttaatttagaatggTACGTTATATACGTAGAATTGcccattattatttaatttttNaaaaaaaaaaaaaaaaaaaagacaaagtAAAAATTGTTGTACGAGGTAGGGGTACGGTGCCACCTTTTTTAGTTCGAGCTGAGGCTGGTGCTGAAAAACAAGCTAAAAATAGGAGCCATGCTTAGAgcctcaatttaatttaaataaatgcatGGTGGAAATTATTTGCAAGTAGCCATATGCTATAATATGCTTACAATCGCAATTGGCCTAACCTCCTAATAAAATagtcttttaaaattttcttttcacttctTTATATTCCTCTCTTTTCGTTATGCTCAACGTCTTTTTAGTGGTTTGTATGTCTAACAATTTCAACCGTTATTAAAAGATGTTGAAAAATTgagatttattaattaatgttgCTTTTGAAATGTCTTTTACACACCAAAGATAATCAAGAGGAAGATAGAAAGTCCAactttcctttccttcttttaaaCATTGCATTTCTACCATTGATTTGgttattataaattcaattcattAATGTGTTGATGATCCTATAGTTTCAAGATTTGACCGatacatatttattatatagaGAGGCGATTGTGTTTAATGGTATATTTCGGGTGGAGGGTGGATGGTGGTTTGGAGTTGGGGTTATATGAATGtgacaaatttataaataaataaataaataaatgaatgaataaatgaagaactataggttatattttgataataataatatataatgaaCAAACTTCTACTGCCCAACAACTGGggattcaattatttatgcGTGTGGAACAAAATGCTTGGTCATAATGAAAAGCTCTTACGTGGTTAattccaaatcaaatcaattttcatttcaatttcaatttcaatttcaatcaccaatttttatatgctttaataaataaaataataactcTCTACAAAATTAGACGGGTTTCTAcaattatatgttatttataCGCCCCACCATCTCTCCTCtttattaatcttttattcCACCCAAATTGAGATGCTACACCTACATTTATTCCCGtgtaattttttgtttattgaagGTATAATTTAGTATATAGTACCATATATGTCAAACAACCTTAATTAGTCATGTTGGTGTTATTCTATACCaatattttcaatcaaaatataaGCTTTCTATCTATCTTAGTATTAGTGCGtatattttttcttgtggATACTAACATTTAGTCTGGTCCTTCCTATTACACTTTAGATCGTTATTAAATCGTTATTAAATGTtgttaagaaagaaaaaaaccaaagaatGAATGATTGAGgcagaaaaaaaatgttgcacgtgtgaaaataattttattttattttattttttaaatttgaaaaaatgatgGTGTTAGGGTTAAAGTTAGGTGGCGTAGGTGAGTGAGGTAGGTCACGAGCCACGCCTAACGCTATGGGCCAAAAGCTATTATTCTCCGACGAAAACCGCCCATTTACCACACTATCCCCAATCACAATCGCCGCCCTCTCCATATAAGGGAGCGGCAAGTCTGGTgtgactatatatatatatatatatatatatatatatatatttttaagccACAAGGATATTTTCAAccattcaattctttttaatccaaattatTACCTCTCGAATTCAAGTCacatttttaaagaaataaaccaTTATTTCACTTATTGTATACTCGCTTTATGATTCTTTTATGTTCGAAATAATGGAAAGTTATTCGTGTTTGAAAAGATTTTACGTAACCGTTTAAGCTCTTATAACGTGTCTACTGGAGAGTGGTTTTTACATGttcataagaaatgttttgttattcTGGTCAATGAATGTGGATCTGTTTTATATATGGTTGATCTGATCCGCCCAATATTCCCTTCCCACATCAAAACAGTTTTTCCTATATGTTCTTAGAATAATAATGGAACTTATTGGCTAGGTCGTTGCAGAGGCTATGGGTGGTTCTTAAGAAGTAATTCAAATCAGCTTTGATAAACAATCCAAACCGCCTAAAAGCAACCCCTACTGTCCCAACCATATTAAgcattaaatttttaggaGTATTATGGCATCACTACAGCTGTGCCACTCTACGGGTTTGGACAGGAGGCGCGCGTATATGCCATGGATTTTAGGCCTCCACGGGCTCTACTTAAACTACATCATATCCATACCCATaacatgtatgtatgtatgtatgtatgtatacaTGCATGTGTGTACGAAGAGAAATGGGAGTAGTAGTGCAGGTACTTGGTCGGGTCAACTTCTGTTGCAAATCGCCGATTTGGTTTGTTCATAGCATTTATAAAGGGTGCCCACAAGGGAGCTGGACcaacaatttttgttttctttatatatatatatacacacacacacacttaGTCTGATCAAAGCGAGGGCGAGGGCGCTTTGGGACAATTTGGAGAAGCAAGTGGAAGATCTTCCTTTCCCTACAACAACATCAGAAGATTCATAGTTTCAggccttttcctttctttctttgaaatcTTCCTTTCCTTAAGGGGTAGAAAAAGACACCTAACTACACCAACTGAGTTCATTTGGGATTTACCGAAATG
This sequence is a window from Cucurbita pepo subsp. pepo cultivar mu-cu-16 chromosome LG04, ASM280686v2, whole genome shotgun sequence. Protein-coding genes within it:
- the LOC111793811 gene encoding WAT1-related protein At4g30420, coding for MGRFEDLKPALAMLGLQCIYSALAIFSRAALVHGMSPRVFVVYRNAISTIAMAPAAFISSRKSGRSLSIGYRGFSLIFVTSLFGVTGNQNAYFEGLYLSSSSAASAIVNLIPAITFVMALTVGLEKLKARSWRSVAKVLGTVVCVAGAAAMALIKGPKLLNTDMLPKSLGVFDMLRVGVGVGNRAEGDTWLLGCVLLFVGSCFWSFWIIMLVPISRHCPDHIISSTWMLFFAMFQAAIFTLLVDDSSKVWNLPSPLELGSCLYAGISSALSFLVQAWCVSRRGPLFTALFNPLCTVITTFISSLFLHEELYSGSVMGAIAVIIGLYIVLWGKAKDVEGIEGGIDIEDKIEKNECKNDLEQPLLFGESDDTIKRDQV